A window from Gimesia sp. encodes these proteins:
- a CDS encoding M48 family metalloprotease — protein sequence MINLRKTLFYMLFLGIFLGTLPEQSFGEITDKHREVVDRVTKRLLAVMEQPEGWKVWPPKVTVIDPGFANAFAGFRTEDGVEVPFIEVTVDTIEKIAKFDEETLAFTIGHELGHLYYRHSHKKIEFFQKFGNDLQMVRLATDREKELEADLFGMQLAFKAGYTRRGLVSDLNGWRGSGPPYCRFEGLKLNHPSWEDRAGYLFDDERTKAMWQSLSSFQTGVMFLQNQHYPHAEICFRNVTEDFPECYEAWANLGYALLMQYCDGLDEKDLRNFDVGHLVVGGFYRRPDSLEPAVRGVDEKLWFEAVGAFREALRLKERLQLKDPFLMVKANLAVAYLIHPGGKDVGQAERWFDEVFTALKDEQLAKTLDPLVHASILINSGSARGFSPELMTSTLQLLAKAKTVRGNGEAVKAMESALRFNQARTLTANTEREKQETALKLFEEYLNGMTAASSWWPIAYDDYVVLAKAAGVKPKAKSEFRKPGIKDWRPVTAVKLADGKVIGLSQSLKQLIDDLGPADVEIPVVEGTNLKYYKYKDLGITVLATREVLAVILDGKAAPAITVRRPGLGGESIKVSLGMPSADIRKQFGDDWDVELAHLFDVNEYHQLYRDLGLAVQYENGVVKELVVAVVPVNESR from the coding sequence ATGATTAATCTAAGAAAGACACTGTTCTATATGCTGTTCCTGGGCATATTCCTCGGGACGCTCCCCGAACAGTCGTTCGGGGAGATCACTGATAAGCACCGTGAAGTTGTGGATCGGGTGACCAAGCGATTACTGGCCGTCATGGAACAGCCAGAAGGCTGGAAAGTCTGGCCTCCCAAAGTTACTGTCATCGATCCTGGATTTGCCAATGCCTTCGCGGGGTTTCGAACCGAGGACGGCGTTGAGGTCCCGTTTATCGAAGTGACAGTCGATACCATCGAAAAGATTGCCAAATTTGATGAAGAAACGCTGGCATTCACGATCGGCCACGAACTGGGACACCTCTACTACCGTCACAGCCACAAGAAGATTGAGTTTTTTCAGAAGTTCGGGAACGATCTGCAGATGGTCCGACTCGCCACAGATCGCGAGAAGGAACTCGAAGCGGACCTGTTCGGGATGCAGCTGGCGTTCAAAGCCGGTTATACACGTCGCGGACTTGTCAGCGATCTCAATGGATGGCGTGGCAGCGGTCCACCGTACTGCCGTTTTGAAGGGTTAAAACTGAATCACCCCTCCTGGGAAGACCGTGCCGGATACCTGTTTGACGATGAGCGGACAAAAGCCATGTGGCAATCACTCAGTTCATTTCAGACCGGTGTGATGTTTCTGCAGAATCAGCATTATCCACACGCAGAAATCTGTTTCCGAAACGTCACAGAGGACTTCCCGGAATGCTACGAGGCCTGGGCCAATCTTGGTTATGCATTATTGATGCAGTATTGCGATGGCCTGGACGAAAAAGACTTGCGCAACTTTGACGTGGGTCATCTTGTTGTCGGTGGTTTCTATCGGCGTCCCGATTCACTGGAACCCGCCGTGCGTGGCGTAGATGAAAAATTGTGGTTTGAAGCGGTCGGTGCTTTCCGCGAAGCTTTACGGCTCAAGGAAAGGTTACAACTGAAAGACCCTTTTCTGATGGTCAAAGCCAACCTGGCAGTCGCTTACCTGATTCATCCCGGTGGAAAAGATGTTGGTCAGGCAGAACGCTGGTTTGATGAAGTCTTTACAGCCCTCAAGGACGAACAGCTGGCGAAGACGCTCGATCCTCTGGTCCATGCTTCCATTTTGATCAACTCCGGATCGGCACGCGGTTTCAGTCCGGAACTGATGACTTCCACCTTACAGTTACTGGCCAAAGCCAAAACGGTGCGTGGCAACGGAGAAGCCGTTAAAGCGATGGAATCCGCATTGCGTTTCAACCAGGCACGTACTCTCACCGCCAATACGGAAAGAGAGAAACAAGAGACGGCTCTCAAGCTGTTCGAGGAATATTTGAATGGCATGACCGCTGCCAGTTCCTGGTGGCCGATCGCTTACGACGATTACGTCGTTCTGGCTAAAGCCGCCGGGGTCAAACCGAAAGCAAAGTCCGAGTTTCGTAAGCCCGGAATCAAGGACTGGCGTCCGGTGACGGCTGTCAAACTCGCCGATGGAAAAGTGATCGGTCTCAGCCAGAGCCTCAAACAACTCATAGACGATCTGGGACCGGCTGATGTCGAAATCCCCGTCGTCGAAGGGACGAATCTGAAGTACTACAAGTACAAAGACCTGGGCATTACCGTGCTGGCAACACGTGAAGTACTGGCTGTGATCCTCGACGGTAAGGCAGCCCCTGCCATCACAGTACGCCGCCCGGGACTCGGCGGAGAATCGATCAAGGTCTCCCTGGGCATGCCCAGTGCCGACATCAGAAAACAATTCGGTGATGACTGGGATGTTGAACTCGCACATTTGTTCGACGTCAACGAGTATCACCAGTTGTATCGCGATCTCGGTCTGGCCGTACAGTACGAAAACGGAGTCGTAAAGGAGCTTGTCGTGGCTGTCGTGCCCGTCAACGAATCGCGCTGA